In Mus caroli chromosome 9, CAROLI_EIJ_v1.1, whole genome shotgun sequence, a single window of DNA contains:
- the Camp gene encoding cathelicidin antimicrobial peptide, which yields MQSQREVPSLWLWRSLSLLLLLGLGLPLAISQTPSYREAVLRAVDDFNQQSLDTNLYRLLDLDPEPQGDKDPDTPKSVRFRVKETVCGKAEQQLPEQCAFKEQGVVKQCMGAVTLNRADDSFDISCNEPGAQPVRFKKISRLAGLLRKGGEKIGEKLKKIGQKIKNFFQKLGPQPEQ from the exons ATGCAGTCCCAGAGGGAAGTCCCCTCCCTGTGGCTGTGGCGGTCACTATCACTGCTCCTGCTACTGGGCCTGGGGTTGCCTCTAGCCATCTCCCAGACCCCCAGTTACAGGGAGGCTGTGCTCCGAGCTGTGGATGACTTCAACCAGCAGTCCTTGGATACCAATCTCTACCGTCTCCTGGACCTGGATCCTGAGCCCCAAGGG GACAAGGATCCAGATACTCCCAAGTCTGTGAGGTTCCGAGTGAAGGAGACTGTGTGTGGCAAGGCAGAGCAGCAGCTACCTGAGCAATGTGCCTTCAAGGAACAGGGG GTGGTGAAGCAGTGTATGGGGGCAGTCACCCTGAACCGGGCCGATGATTCTTTTGACATCAGTTGTAACGAG CCTGGTGCACAGCCCGTTCGGTTCAAGAAAATTTCCCGGCTGGCTGGACTTCTCCGCAAAGGCGGGGAGAAGATTGGTGAAAAGCTTAAGAAAATTGGCCagaaaattaagaatttttttcagaaacttgGACCTCAGCCAGAGCAGTAG